ATTTTAGAGAGGGGATTAATATGATTAGATTCAATATAACGGCTACTTTAGTAGCTTGTATTATATCATTTCTTTCTTCCCATTCCTTTGCCGATGTAGTCGTGATTGTAAACCCAAGTAATTCTGTATCAGAGCTCAATGATAAGTGGCTTGGTGCCATATTCTTAGGGAAGAAAACGAAATTTCCGGACGGTAGCTCGGCTGTACCTATTGAACAGCAACCGGGTACGTCAGCCCGGGATAAATTTAATGAGAAAATTCTTGAAAAGAATGAAGGACAGTTGAGAGCATATTGGTCTCAGCGGATTTTTACGGGTAAAGGTCAACCACCCAAAACTGTCAACGGGAGCGCTGACGTAAAGAAGCTGGTATCGGAGAATCCAGTATTCATTGGGTATATTGATGCATCAGAAATTGATGATACGGTAAAAGTTATCCGAAAGCTTGAATAGAAATTTCCATTCAAACTTTTATAGCTCACCTTTGGAATATGAATTTAAGGTATACCTACAGAAGCGGTCCTAGATTCCCATCTTCAGCTATAAGTTACTGTAATATTTGAATAATAGTTGTTTTTTGAAAAAGCCGATAATGAGGAATATCGGATATATCATACGTCTCTAAAACCGGACTAATCGCGCTGTGCGATACGCATCTAATCGGCAATCCGTTCAAAACGTAATAACGCATACTCTCTTAGTCGATCGATAAAGCGTTGGTCAAACACGGTGGCAGGCGTCCAAAATCCACCTTTGCGTCCAACCTTGATATTGTCTTCAACATGATCCACTGCGAGACTGATCGCCGCCTGTCCCAGCATTTTGCTCGTGGTCCCATAACCAGGGTCCCGATCTCCGGTTACTTTAATTTTAATTACTTCTCCCGTTTCCGATTGCCCCCAGAAACGTAAATCGAAGCGCCCTTCTTTCCGCTCTTTGCGGCTCGGGCCTTCACCCGATTTTGGTAACCAAACTCGTTTCATCAACCCCCGCAGCGGCTTTATCGCCGCGCTAACAAATAGCCCGCCTATACCGGCAACAACCGCGATGGCCCTTACTCGACCGTTTATGCCCTGCCCCGTCAACATGGCTTCATTATACGAAAAGCCTTTCCCATAGCCGTTGTCCGACAGAGCATTGCTGCGGTGAACCACACTTTCATTAATCGACGCCATTAC
The sequence above is drawn from the Ketobacter sp. MCCC 1A13808 genome and encodes:
- a CDS encoding phosphate ABC transporter substrate-binding protein, whose protein sequence is MIRFNITATLVACIISFLSSHSFADVVVIVNPSNSVSELNDKWLGAIFLGKKTKFPDGSSAVPIEQQPGTSARDKFNEKILEKNEGQLRAYWSQRIFTGKGQPPKTVNGSADVKKLVSENPVFIGYIDASEIDDTVKVIRKLE